Part of the Candidatus Omnitrophota bacterium genome, CGGCATCGGGAATCTTATGCCTTCAGAACTAAGCGGAGGCATGAAAAAGCGCGTGGCGCTTGCCAGGGCGATTTGTCTTAAGCCGGAAATCATACTTTATGATGAACCGACTACAGGGGTTGACCCGATTACCGCCGATAGTATTAATGACCTTATCAGGAGCCTGCATGATAAATTGAAGGTCACATCTATCGTGGTTACTCATGATATGAAGAGTGCCTATAAAGTAGCAGACAGGATAGCTATGATGTATCGCGGCAAGATAATAGCAGAAGGGACTTCTGAAGAAATACAGAATGCAAAACACCCGGTTGTCCATCAGTTTGTCAACGGCCTGGCATATGGGCCGATTACGGAGACTTTAGGCTAAATTTATCTGGACATTATTTAAAATAACGGAGGTTATCTATGATATTCGGAAAAACAAAATTAGAAATGAAAGTCGGTATTTTCGTTTTTCTGGGAATAGTTATTTTATCTGTGTTTGTCCTGTCCCTTGGTGGCTTCAGGACATGGACTTCTGGTTATGAGGTAAGTTTTATATTTAATTTTGTAAACGGTATCAAGGTAGGGGCACCGGTCAGGTTTGCCGGAGTTGATGTCGGCGAGGTAAAAAATATTACTTTCGTGGCGCCAAATAACCCAACAGATCCGATAAAGACAAATATCCGTTGCTGGGTTAATAAAAATATTAAAATTCCGATGGATTCTACGATCTGGGTTAATACTCTCGGTTTACTGGGTGAGAAATACCTGGAGATAATGCCGGGTAAAGATTATGCCAATACCTTAGCCAAAGGTGCATCTCTTGACGGAGAGGATCCCTTACCTATGCATGAGGTCGTAAAATTAGCAAATAATATAGCTACTAATCTTGATGAAAGCATAGCCAAGATTAATCACGGTCAAGGCACCGTAGGTAAGCTTCTGTATGATGATGCGATATATAAAGAGATAGAGGCTCTATCTATGGATTTAAGACGCAACCCCTGGAAATTATTCTGGAAGACAAAGGAAAAGCCTTTGAAATGAAAACAAAAGTTGTTTTTAGCTGTCAAAATTGCGGTTATCAGTCTCCAAAGTGGTTAGGGAAGTGCCCTGATTGTAATAGTTGGAATTCATTCGCCGAAGAAAATTATTCTGACCCTGCTGTAAAGTCAAAAGATAGGGCCAATTTTCACAAAGAACAGCCCGTCCTTCTGAAAGACGTGGTGATAGATGAAAAGCAGCGGTTTAAAACCGGTATCGCTGAATTTGACAGAGTTTTAGGGGGAGGGGTAGTCCCCGGTTCGGTTACGCTGATAGGCGGTGATCCTGGCATCGGTAAATCCACGATATCCTTGCAGGTATCTAACCAGTTATCCAAGCAGGACCAGACAGTGCTTTATGTAAGCGGTGAAGAGTCCATCCAGCAGACCAAGCTCAGGTCTAAGCGCCTGGGTTCTTTAGACAGCAATAATCTTTTTATTGTTAATCAGACCGACCTTTCTATAATAATTGAGTTTGCTAAAAAACTTAAACCGGATATCTTAATAATTGATTCAATCCAGGTGATATTTGATTCATCAATCGGTTCTTCTGCCGGAAGCGTGACGCAAGTCCGTGAATGCGCCGGTATGCTTACGCAATTTGCAAAAAGTTCCCAAACCTCGGTCTTTATTATAGGCCATGTTACAAAAGAGGGCGCTATCGCCGGCCCCAGGGTATTGGAACATATAGTTGATACCGTGCTTTATTTTGAAGGCGACCGTTTTTCTGCTTACAGGATATTGCGCGCGGTCAAGAACCGGTTCGGCTCAACCAATGAAATCGGTGTATTTGAAATGAGCCCTGAAGGGTTGATGCAGGTCAAGAATCCTTCGGAAATATTTTTATCCGAAAGATCAAAAGATTCTTCCGGTTCGGTAGTGTCTGCGGTGTTAGAAGGGAGCAGGCCGCTTTTGGTTGAAATACAGGCATTGGTAAGCAAATCCAGCTTTGGATATGCGCGAAGGCGCAGCCAGGGTTTTGATTTTAACCGCCTGAGCCTTTTAATCGCAGTCCTTGAGAAGCGTATCGGCTTCCATCTTGAATTAGAGGATATATTCGTCAATATAGCCGGAGGCATAAAAGTTGAAGACCCGGCTTGCGACTTGGCTGTGGTTTCAGCCGTTGCCTCTGCCTTTCGTGATGTTAAGCTTATGCAAGACACGGTCATATTTGGAGAAGTGGGTTTGGCAGGCGAGATAAGGAGCGTATCGCAGATCATGCTTCGGATAAACGAAGCATGCAAACTCGGGTTTAGCAGGTGTATTATACCAAAGAACAATAGTAAGAACATTGATTCTAAAAAAAGCGGCATTGAGATTATGCCCGTTGCCACTCTTAGGGAAGCATTGGATATTATTTTAAAAAAATAATTATTAACGTTTTTATGCATTTGCGGCTGATTAATAAATATTATTTTTTAGTAAGCATAGCCGCAAACATCAGCGGTATTATTAAAGTATTGCCGCTGATATTATAAGGAGGTTTTTATGAACCTATTATTAACAAGGATTTTATTTGCTGTAGCCAGCACAATTATCGGCTATCAGACTTTGGAGACTTTAGGTTTTGGGTTTATTGGCGCAGGCGTGGGTTTCTTAGCCAGTGTCGTTATTATATTCCTGGAAATAGGTATGCGTAAGGTGTCGATGAGAGGGCTTTCAAGTTCTGTTTTTGGCCTGATACTTGGCCTTATCATGGCAAAACTTGTAACAGACGCTTTTAGCCTGGCTCAGCTTTCTGGTGCGAGCCTTTCAATAATAAGGGTTACTCTTACCCTTGTATTTTGTTATCTGGGGATGGTTATAGGTTTACGCGGCAAGGATGAATTTAACATAATAATACCATATGTAAGGCTGCGCAGGCAGGACCAGTCCGAAGGCGTTACATTGATTGATACCAGCGCAATCATCGACGGCAGGATTATAGATATCTATAAGACCAGTTTTTTGGAGAGCAAAATGGTCATTCCTAAATTTGTTTTACGCGAGCTTCAACAGATAGCTGATTCTACTGACCCGGTAAAGCGCCAGAGGGGCAGGCGCGGCTTGGAGATACTGCATACTTTGCAGAAGGAATCAGGCTCAGCTATAGCTATCCACGAAGAAGAATTCCCGGAAACAAAAGAAGTTGATGCAAAGCTTGTAAAGCTGGCCAAGCTTCTTGAAGGCAAAATAATGACCGTAGATTTTAACTTAAACCGTATAGCCAGCCTTCAGGGTATTAAAATATTGAATATTAATGAACTCGCTAATGCCCTTAAGCCGGTAGTATTCCCCGGAGAGCATATGAATATCAAATTGCTCAAAGAAGGCAAGGAGCATAACCAGGCTGTAGGCTACCTTGAAGACGGGACTATGGTAGTGGTTGAAGATGCCAGGCGTATGCTTGGGCAGGAGGTAAAGGTTATAGTCACATCTGTGTTGCAGACTCAGGCTGGAAAGATGATTTTTACAAAAATAGATAACAGTAATCATAGATAGTATGTTTACATCAGCTATTGTTTTGGCAGCAGGGATGGGAGTGAGGTTTAAATCCTCAACTTCTAAAGCCTTAGCCAAGATTGCCAAAACGCCGATAATCACTTTCTCTCTGCGGAGTTTAAACAGCCACCCTTTGATAAATGATATCATAGTTGTCTGCAACTCATCTAACAGACAGGCAATACTAAAAGAAGTCTCCAGGCTTTCTTTGGATAAAGTAACAAAAGTCATATTAGGCGGCAAGCTAAGGCAGGATTCTGTCTATTGCGGGTTGGAGGCGCTTGATAATAATACCGATCTTGTTTTGATACATGACGGGGTAAGGCCTTTTATTGATGCAGGCCATGTTACAGAATTAATAAAGAAAGCTTACAAGTCCGGAGCTGCAATAAGTGCAGTGCCTGTTAAAGCGACAATTAAGCATTCGGATAACAGGCTCATTGTTAAAAAGACATTGGATAGAAGCAAATTATGGGAGGTACATACTCCACAGGTTTTTAAGAGAGAGCTGATACTTAAGGCTTATTCCAGGTTCGGGAAAGAAAAAGTCACGGATGACTCCAGCCTTATTGAAAAGTTAGGGGTAAAAGTAAGCATAATCCCGGGAGTTTATTCAAATATAAAGATTACCACACCCGAAGATATAGCAATAGGCCAGGCTATATTAGATTCGGTAAAATAGGCAGGTATTATATGGATTATCGCATCGGTTTAGGTTATGACATCCACCGTTTAGTCAGGGCAAGGCCCTTATTCATAGGGGGCTTGAGGATCAAGTTTTATAAAGGGCTGCTTGGGCACTCTGATGCTGATGTGCTTTTGCATGCGATATGCGATTCTATTCTGGGGGCGTCATCCAGCCCGGATATCGGAGAACTTTTCCCTGATACGAGTCCCAAATATAAGGATGCTTGCAGCGTTAGCTTGCTTAAGGCAGCCTCAAGGCTGGTGAAGGCAAAGGGTTATAGAATCAATAATATTGATGCGGTAGTGGTATTAGAAAGGCCAAGAATTTCTCCTTATAAGAAAAAAATAATAAAGAATATCGCTAAAATCCTTGGTATGGATTACCGGAGAGTAAATCTTAAAGGAAAGACCAATGAAGGCTTGGGGGCGATAGGCCAAAAGAATGCTATTGCCTCATATGCCGTTGCCGTTTTAGTAAAAAAGGGGGATAGATAAATGGACCAGGTACTATTTATCATCGGAATATTACTTATATTGATAGTTATTAAAATTATTATCATTTCAATAATTTTTTCAAATGAAATAAAGTCTGCCCGTCTCAGGGATCCGGCTTCTAAGAGCTACCTTGAAGTAGTCATGCTTTATCAGGGGCTGCATGCGTTGATCTATTACCGCATAGCGCACTTGTTATATAAGATGGGATTGTTCTTTTTGGCCAGGATGCTAAGCCAGTTTGCCAGATTCTTGACAGGCATCGAGATACATCCCGGAGCAAGGATAGGCAAGGGGCTCTTCATTGACCATGGCATGGGTGTAGTAATAGGCGAAACTGCGGTTGTCGGAGACAACGTCCTGCTTTACCAGGGAGTTACGCTTGGCGGGACAGGCATCGAAAAAGGAAAGCGCCATCCAACCATAGGTAACAACGTTGTTATCGGTGGCGGGGCAAAGGTCTTGGGCAATATTATGGTCGGAGATAACTCTTATATCGGGGCAAACGCCGTTGTTATAAAAGATGTCCCTGCAAATTCTACGGTTGTAGGTGTACCGGGGCGTATCACCAAACAGGAAGGCAAGAAAATAGACATAAGCTTAGACCATATACATATCCTTGACCCAATCATGCAGAATATTGAAGACTTAGAGAAGAGGATAGAGAGGTTGGAGAAAAAATAGATATAGAGATCTTAGTTCATGGTTCATAGAAAATAAAAAACATATGTCAGACCTATATATTTATAATACGCTTACCAGGAATAAAGAGGAGTTTAAGCCTGTCAATCCGAAGCAAGTAAACATGTATATTTGCGGGCCGACGGTTTACGATGAGCCGCATATAGGTCATGCACGCAGTGCATATGTCTTTGATGTGATTAGAAGGTACTTCGTTTATAAGGGCTATAAGGTTAAATTCGTAAGAAATGTTACTGATGTAGATGATAAGATTATTGATAAAGCAAGGAATGAATATGAAGGCAAAAATATAAATATAGCCGTAAAAGAAGTTTCCGATAAATATCTTGCTTCTTATCACCAGGCCCTAAAAGATCTAGGGATACCTTTTGAGAAACCGCACATATTGGAACCGCGGGCAAGTGAGTATATTGAAAAAATGGTAAAATTTATTGAACAGCTTATAAGCAAAGGCGTGGCTTATCAATCGGGAGCGGATGTTTATTTTGATATTACCAAGGCAAGCAATTATGGCAAACTGTCGCATCAAGCCATAGATAAAATGGAAGCAGGCGCTAGAGTCGCGGTGGGTGAAAACAAACGCAATCCACTTGATTTTGCTTTATGGAAATCAGCAAAAGAAAATGAACCTTATTGGCCGAGCCCGTGGGGTAACGGCAGGCCGGGATGGCATATTGAATGCTCTGTAATGAGTTCGGATATCCTTGGCGGAGAATTCGATATTCACGGCGGAGGCATAGACTTAATATTCCCGCATCATGAGAATGAAATTGCTCAATCAGAAGGCTTAGGTAATAAATTCGCAAGATACTGGATACACCATGAGCTCCTGACTATTAATGGACAAAAAATGGCTAAGTCTTTGGGCAATTTCATTACGGTTTCAGATGTTTTGTCTAAATATCACCAAGATGTATTAAAATTATTTTTTTTACATGCACACTACTCGAGCCCAATTGATTATTCTGATCAAAAATTAAAAGAAATAACAAAGAACTATAAGACCTTTGTTTATTTATTGCGTAAATACAAAGAATATTCTTCAGATCAATCCAATAATGATGTCTCTGAAGATAATTTTGATATAGTAAAAGAATTGAAGAATGATTTTTTTAAAGCTATGGATGACAATTTTAACACACCGCTGGCTTTATCAGCTTTAAATCGGGCACAATCTAGTGCATATTCGCTTACTGTAAATTGGCAAATCAAAAATAATTGGCCTAAATTTAAATGTCTGGTTGAATCAATTAACAATCTTCTTAACTCCATTTTTGGCATATTTCCCGCCGATGCAAATCCTGAATCTGATGATCGCTTGAGTACGGATTCAGGAATACTCGAGATTTTAGATTTTGACCTTGCTAATCAAAAAAGAATTATGCGCGAGCAGTTAAAAAGAGAAAAAAAATACAAAGAGGCTGATAAAATAAGAGAAGAGCTAGAAAAGAGAGGCTATATCTTATTAGATAAGAAGGATGGGACATCTGAATTAAGAAGAAAATGAGAAAAGGAAAGTTTATTACATTTGAAGGCTCGGAGGGGTGCGGTAAGAGTACGCAGTCAAACCTACTTTATCGGTATCTGAAGAAGCGAGGTTTTAGAGTTATTGCTTTACGTGAGCCTGGCGCAACTAAGATTAGCGAAAAGATCAGGAAAATACTTCTGGATTGCAGGAACAAAGCAATGTCTAAAGAGTGTGAGATGCTGCTTTATATGGCAGCGCGCGCCCAAATAGTAGAAGAACTTATCAAGCCTGCTTTAGCAAAAGGGTATGTAGTCATCTGTGACAGATTTCTTGATTCTACGCTGGCATACCAGGGGTATGGTTTAGGTATCGATATCAGATTGATTGATAAGGTAGGCAGCTTTGTCACCCAGAGGATCAAGCCGGACCTCACTATATTTCTTGATCTGGCAGTTAAAAAAGGACTAAAGCACAGGGAGTGTATTGAAGACCGCATTGAAATGCGCGCTCTATCATACCATGCAAGAGTAAGAAAAGGATATCTATCTTTGGCCCGTATTGAGCCGTCAAGAATTAAAGTGGTAAAAGTTGAGCAGGATAAATATTCAACGCAAGCAAAGATAC contains:
- a CDS encoding MCE family protein, producing the protein MIFGKTKLEMKVGIFVFLGIVILSVFVLSLGGFRTWTSGYEVSFIFNFVNGIKVGAPVRFAGVDVGEVKNITFVAPNNPTDPIKTNIRCWVNKNIKIPMDSTIWVNTLGLLGEKYLEIMPGKDYANTLAKGASLDGEDPLPMHEVVKLANNIATNLDESIAKINHGQGTVGKLLYDDAIYKEIEALSMDLRRNPWKLFWKTKEKPLK
- the radA gene encoding DNA repair protein RadA; its protein translation is MKTKVVFSCQNCGYQSPKWLGKCPDCNSWNSFAEENYSDPAVKSKDRANFHKEQPVLLKDVVIDEKQRFKTGIAEFDRVLGGGVVPGSVTLIGGDPGIGKSTISLQVSNQLSKQDQTVLYVSGEESIQQTKLRSKRLGSLDSNNLFIVNQTDLSIIIEFAKKLKPDILIIDSIQVIFDSSIGSSAGSVTQVRECAGMLTQFAKSSQTSVFIIGHVTKEGAIAGPRVLEHIVDTVLYFEGDRFSAYRILRAVKNRFGSTNEIGVFEMSPEGLMQVKNPSEIFLSERSKDSSGSVVSAVLEGSRPLLVEIQALVSKSSFGYARRRSQGFDFNRLSLLIAVLEKRIGFHLELEDIFVNIAGGIKVEDPACDLAVVSAVASAFRDVKLMQDTVIFGEVGLAGEIRSVSQIMLRINEACKLGFSRCIIPKNNSKNIDSKKSGIEIMPVATLREALDIILKK
- a CDS encoding PIN domain nuclease, yielding MNLLLTRILFAVASTIIGYQTLETLGFGFIGAGVGFLASVVIIFLEIGMRKVSMRGLSSSVFGLILGLIMAKLVTDAFSLAQLSGASLSIIRVTLTLVFCYLGMVIGLRGKDEFNIIIPYVRLRRQDQSEGVTLIDTSAIIDGRIIDIYKTSFLESKMVIPKFVLRELQQIADSTDPVKRQRGRRGLEILHTLQKESGSAIAIHEEEFPETKEVDAKLVKLAKLLEGKIMTVDFNLNRIASLQGIKILNINELANALKPVVFPGEHMNIKLLKEGKEHNQAVGYLEDGTMVVVEDARRMLGQEVKVIVTSVLQTQAGKMIFTKIDNSNHR
- the ispD gene encoding 2-C-methyl-D-erythritol 4-phosphate cytidylyltransferase, yielding MFTSAIVLAAGMGVRFKSSTSKALAKIAKTPIITFSLRSLNSHPLINDIIVVCNSSNRQAILKEVSRLSLDKVTKVILGGKLRQDSVYCGLEALDNNTDLVLIHDGVRPFIDAGHVTELIKKAYKSGAAISAVPVKATIKHSDNRLIVKKTLDRSKLWEVHTPQVFKRELILKAYSRFGKEKVTDDSSLIEKLGVKVSIIPGVYSNIKITTPEDIAIGQAILDSVK
- a CDS encoding 2-C-methyl-D-erythritol 2,4-cyclodiphosphate synthase, which encodes MDYRIGLGYDIHRLVRARPLFIGGLRIKFYKGLLGHSDADVLLHAICDSILGASSSPDIGELFPDTSPKYKDACSVSLLKAASRLVKAKGYRINNIDAVVVLERPRISPYKKKIIKNIAKILGMDYRRVNLKGKTNEGLGAIGQKNAIASYAVAVLVKKGDR
- the cysE gene encoding serine O-acetyltransferase, with product MDQVLFIIGILLILIVIKIIIISIIFSNEIKSARLRDPASKSYLEVVMLYQGLHALIYYRIAHLLYKMGLFFLARMLSQFARFLTGIEIHPGARIGKGLFIDHGMGVVIGETAVVGDNVLLYQGVTLGGTGIEKGKRHPTIGNNVVIGGGAKVLGNIMVGDNSYIGANAVVIKDVPANSTVVGVPGRITKQEGKKIDISLDHIHILDPIMQNIEDLEKRIERLEKK
- a CDS encoding cysteine--tRNA ligase; protein product: MSDLYIYNTLTRNKEEFKPVNPKQVNMYICGPTVYDEPHIGHARSAYVFDVIRRYFVYKGYKVKFVRNVTDVDDKIIDKARNEYEGKNINIAVKEVSDKYLASYHQALKDLGIPFEKPHILEPRASEYIEKMVKFIEQLISKGVAYQSGADVYFDITKASNYGKLSHQAIDKMEAGARVAVGENKRNPLDFALWKSAKENEPYWPSPWGNGRPGWHIECSVMSSDILGGEFDIHGGGIDLIFPHHENEIAQSEGLGNKFARYWIHHELLTINGQKMAKSLGNFITVSDVLSKYHQDVLKLFFLHAHYSSPIDYSDQKLKEITKNYKTFVYLLRKYKEYSSDQSNNDVSEDNFDIVKELKNDFFKAMDDNFNTPLALSALNRAQSSAYSLTVNWQIKNNWPKFKCLVESINNLLNSIFGIFPADANPESDDRLSTDSGILEILDFDLANQKRIMREQLKREKKYKEADKIREELEKRGYILLDKKDGTSELRRK
- a CDS encoding dTMP kinase; this translates as MRKGKFITFEGSEGCGKSTQSNLLYRYLKKRGFRVIALREPGATKISEKIRKILLDCRNKAMSKECEMLLYMAARAQIVEELIKPALAKGYVVICDRFLDSTLAYQGYGLGIDIRLIDKVGSFVTQRIKPDLTIFLDLAVKKGLKHRECIEDRIEMRALSYHARVRKGYLSLARIEPSRIKVVKVEQDKYSTQAKIRFLADKVLGK